In Streptomyces sp. P3, one DNA window encodes the following:
- a CDS encoding transporter, with product MKLSLLRNGLRQSGGRRAAYVASAVVTLLFAALQLLGLIALRGHDHAVSLVVLLVAVLGLGWAVMPLFFPSGDETLDPTRLVMLPLRPRPLVRALLAASLVGIGPLFTLLLLVGSAISVAHGAAAWAVGVLAVALALLVCVAFARAVAAANIRLLSSRKGRDLAVLSGLVIAIGAQAVNFGAQRLGTSGLGQLEPVGDVLRWLPPASALGAVDSVSEGAYGVAAAQLAVSVAALVLLVAGWSRSLTRLMTAPDGSTLQAAEPAARERRNSAGLVRLLPGGRTGTVMERTLRYIWRDPKTKAAWVTSLAIGLIVPVFNALQGTGSIYFACFAAGMLGIQMYNQFGQDTSAFWMVAMTISSRRDAYDELRARALALLTITLPYATLVTVLTTAMLGDWPKLPEALGLSFALLGAMLATGAWTSARFPYSIPQEGHKNVAPGQAGLAWIAIFGGMVSAALLCAPVIAVTIWLHVTEGGDAWTWLLLPGGTVYGTAVTLLGLRLAAPRTASRLPEILTAVSKG from the coding sequence CTGAAGCTGTCGTTGCTGCGCAACGGCCTGCGGCAGTCGGGCGGTCGGCGGGCCGCGTACGTCGCCTCCGCCGTCGTCACCCTGCTGTTCGCCGCGTTGCAGCTGCTCGGGCTGATCGCGCTGCGGGGGCACGACCACGCCGTCTCCCTGGTCGTGCTGCTGGTGGCGGTGCTGGGGCTGGGGTGGGCGGTGATGCCGCTGTTCTTCCCCAGCGGCGACGAGACCCTGGACCCGACCCGGCTGGTGATGCTGCCGCTGCGGCCCCGGCCGCTCGTGCGGGCGCTGCTGGCCGCCTCACTGGTGGGCATCGGACCGCTGTTCACCCTGCTGCTGCTGGTGGGGTCGGCGATCTCCGTGGCGCACGGGGCGGCCGCCTGGGCGGTCGGGGTGCTCGCCGTCGCGCTGGCGCTGCTGGTGTGCGTGGCGTTCGCGCGGGCCGTGGCCGCCGCCAACATCCGGTTGCTGAGCAGCCGCAAGGGCCGCGATCTGGCGGTGCTGAGCGGTCTCGTCATCGCGATCGGGGCGCAGGCCGTCAACTTCGGGGCGCAGCGGCTCGGCACGTCCGGGCTGGGGCAGCTGGAACCCGTCGGGGACGTGCTGCGGTGGCTGCCGCCCGCCTCGGCGCTCGGCGCGGTCGACTCGGTGAGCGAGGGCGCGTACGGGGTCGCCGCCGCACAGCTGGCCGTCAGCGTCGCGGCGCTGGTGCTGCTGGTGGCGGGGTGGTCGCGCAGCCTGACACGGCTGATGACCGCGCCCGACGGCTCCACCCTGCAGGCCGCCGAGCCGGCCGCACGCGAGCGGCGGAACTCGGCGGGGCTGGTGCGGCTGCTGCCCGGCGGGCGCACGGGCACGGTGATGGAGCGCACCCTGCGCTACATCTGGCGCGACCCGAAGACGAAGGCCGCGTGGGTGACCTCGCTGGCGATCGGGCTGATCGTGCCCGTCTTCAACGCGTTGCAGGGCACCGGCTCGATCTACTTCGCCTGCTTCGCCGCCGGGATGCTCGGCATCCAGATGTACAACCAGTTCGGGCAGGACACCTCGGCGTTCTGGATGGTCGCGATGACCATTTCCTCGCGCCGGGACGCCTACGACGAGCTGCGCGCGCGGGCGTTGGCCCTGCTGACGATCACTCTGCCCTACGCGACGCTGGTGACCGTGCTGACCACGGCGATGCTCGGTGACTGGCCGAAGCTCCCCGAGGCGCTCGGCCTGTCCTTCGCGCTGCTCGGCGCGATGCTGGCGACGGGTGCCTGGACCTCGGCGCGCTTCCCCTACTCGATCCCTCAGGAGGGCCACAAGAACGTCGCCCCCGGCCAGGCCGGTCTCGCCTGGATCGCGATTTTCGGCGGGATGGTCTCGGCCGCCCTGCTGTGCGCGCCCGTCATCGCGGTGACGATCTGGCTGCACGTCACCGAGGGCGGCGACGCGTGGACCTGGCTGCTGCTGCCGGGCGGCACGGTCTACGGCACGGCCGTCACCCTGCTGGGCCTGCGGCTGGCGGCGCCGCGCACCGCGTCCCGCCTGCCGGAGATCCTGACGGCGGTGAGCAAGGGCTGA
- a CDS encoding ABC transporter ATP-binding protein produces MTSVRVRNLWKRFGQQVAVAGIDLDLPSGKFIGLVGPNGAGKTTTLSMVTGLLRPDQGSVEIVGHDVWRDPVEVKARIGVLPEGLRLFERLSGRELLGYSGRLRGLPGAEVDKRAAQLLDVLDLAGAQHKLVVDYSTGMRKKIGLAAALLHNPEVLFLDEPFEGVDPVSAQIIRGVLERYTASGATVVFSSHVMELVESLCDWVAVMAAGRIRAHGTLEEVRGSAPSLQRAFLELVGAQGRDTGSDLDWLGGGAGR; encoded by the coding sequence ATGACGTCCGTACGCGTGCGTAACCTCTGGAAGCGGTTCGGCCAGCAAGTCGCCGTCGCCGGGATCGATCTCGACCTGCCCTCGGGGAAGTTCATCGGCCTCGTCGGCCCCAACGGGGCGGGGAAGACGACGACGCTGTCCATGGTGACCGGGCTGCTGCGGCCCGACCAGGGGTCCGTCGAGATCGTCGGGCACGACGTGTGGCGGGACCCGGTCGAGGTGAAGGCCCGGATCGGGGTGCTGCCCGAGGGTCTGCGGCTGTTCGAGCGGCTGTCGGGACGTGAACTGCTCGGCTACAGCGGGCGCTTGCGGGGGCTGCCCGGTGCAGAGGTCGACAAGCGGGCCGCCCAACTGCTCGACGTCCTCGATCTGGCCGGCGCCCAGCACAAGCTCGTGGTCGACTACTCGACCGGCATGCGCAAGAAGATCGGCCTCGCCGCGGCGCTGCTCCACAACCCCGAAGTGCTCTTCCTCGACGAGCCGTTCGAAGGCGTCGATCCGGTCTCCGCGCAGATCATCCGGGGCGTGCTGGAGCGGTACACGGCGTCCGGGGCGACGGTCGTCTTCTCCTCGCACGTCATGGAACTCGTGGAGTCGCTGTGCGACTGGGTGGCGGTGATGGCGGCCGGGCGGATCCGGGCGCACGGGACGCTGGAGGAGGTGCGCGGGTCGGCGCCCTCGCTGCAGCGGGCGTTCCTCGAACTCGTCGGGGCGCAGGGCCGGGACACCGGCTCCGACCTCGACTGGCTGGGCGGCGGGGCGGGCCGGTGA
- a CDS encoding alpha/beta fold hydrolase encodes MARRIDVTGAGGVRLAAWEFGDPPKGIPSQSTGGREERAESEQASGVLLLHGLMGRASHWASTARWLSERHRAVALDQRGHGQSEKPPQAAFTREAYVEDAEAALEQLGLAPAVLVGHAMGALTGWQLAAKRPDLVRGLVVCDMRASALGAASQREWGDWFNSWPVPFATLADVRKWFGEDDPWVERPNPSRGEFYAEVMQESSDGWRPVFEPEQMLKSRETWVYDAHWEELTQVRCPVLVVRGLDGELGRAEAQEMVRVLPRGEYAEVPDAGHLVHYDQPEGWRAAIEPFLDAVLAESA; translated from the coding sequence ATGGCGCGACGCATCGACGTGACCGGGGCGGGCGGCGTACGTCTGGCGGCTTGGGAGTTCGGCGACCCGCCCAAGGGGATCCCGTCGCAGTCCACCGGCGGGCGGGAGGAGCGGGCCGAGTCCGAGCAGGCCTCCGGCGTGCTGTTACTGCACGGCCTGATGGGCCGCGCCTCGCACTGGGCGTCCACCGCCCGCTGGCTCTCCGAGCGGCACCGCGCGGTCGCCCTGGACCAGCGCGGCCACGGGCAGAGCGAGAAGCCGCCGCAGGCCGCCTTCACCCGCGAGGCCTACGTCGAGGACGCGGAGGCGGCCCTCGAGCAGCTCGGACTCGCCCCGGCCGTCCTCGTCGGGCACGCCATGGGAGCGCTCACCGGATGGCAGCTCGCCGCCAAGCGCCCGGATCTGGTGCGCGGCCTGGTCGTCTGCGACATGCGGGCCTCCGCGCTCGGCGCGGCCTCACAGCGCGAGTGGGGCGACTGGTTCAACTCCTGGCCCGTCCCCTTCGCCACGCTCGCCGACGTCCGCAAGTGGTTCGGCGAGGACGACCCCTGGGTGGAGCGCCCGAACCCCTCCAGGGGCGAGTTCTACGCCGAGGTGATGCAGGAGTCGTCCGACGGCTGGCGACCTGTCTTCGAGCCCGAGCAGATGCTCAAGTCCCGCGAGACCTGGGTGTACGACGCGCACTGGGAGGAGCTGACGCAGGTCCGCTGCCCGGTGCTCGTCGTCCGCGGCCTCGACGGCGAGCTCGGCCGGGCCGAGGCACAGGAGATGGTCCGGGTGCTGCCCCGCGGCGAGTACGCCGAGGTGCCCGACGCGGGGCACCTGGTCCACTACGACCAGCCGGAGGGGTGGCGGGCGGCCATCGAACCGTTCCTGGACGCCGTGCTCGCCGAGTCGGCCTGA
- a CDS encoding transcriptional regulator produces the protein MAARPLVARQPNERLQALIQEAGCSNAGLARRVNMCGAEHGLDLRYDKTSVARWLRGQQPRGRAPAIIAEALGRKLGRTVTIDEIGMANGKNLASGVGLQFSPTVLGAIEQVCELWRSDVGRRDFLSGSSVAASALVEPSRDWLISSPDAQVARSAGPRVGLSDVAAVKAMTQALVDLDHQYGSGHVRPVVVHYLNSVVSGLLAGSYREAVGRELFAAVARLTELAGYMAVDTGQPGLAQRYYIQALRLAQAADDRGYGGYVLAASMSHLAAQLGNPREIAQLARAAQEGARGRVTPRAEAMFLAAEARGHALLGDARSTQTAAGRAVSALDAADPSAGDDPAWIAHFDEAYLADELAHCHRDLGQAEAAARCAQESLAGHPPGRARRRAIGYVLLATAQVQRREIEQACNTGMKAVELLETLRSNRGAEYLDDLQQRLAPFRDESVVREFGARLDLQTAA, from the coding sequence ATGGCCGCAAGGCCGCTAGTCGCGCGGCAGCCGAACGAACGGCTGCAGGCGCTCATCCAGGAGGCGGGGTGCTCGAACGCCGGGCTCGCCCGCCGCGTCAACATGTGCGGCGCCGAACACGGCCTCGACCTGCGCTACGACAAGACGTCCGTGGCGCGCTGGCTGCGCGGACAGCAGCCGCGGGGGCGCGCCCCGGCGATCATCGCGGAGGCGCTGGGCCGCAAGCTCGGCCGTACGGTCACGATCGACGAGATCGGCATGGCCAACGGCAAGAACCTCGCCTCGGGCGTGGGTCTCCAGTTCTCGCCGACGGTGTTGGGGGCCATCGAGCAGGTCTGCGAGCTGTGGCGCAGCGACGTGGGCCGGCGGGACTTCCTGTCCGGCTCGTCGGTGGCCGCCTCGGCGCTGGTCGAGCCGAGCCGTGACTGGCTCATCTCGTCGCCCGACGCACAGGTCGCGCGGTCCGCGGGGCCCCGGGTGGGGCTGTCCGACGTGGCGGCCGTCAAGGCCATGACGCAGGCGCTGGTCGACCTCGACCACCAGTACGGCAGCGGTCATGTGCGCCCGGTCGTCGTGCACTACCTCAACAGCGTCGTCTCGGGCCTCCTGGCCGGCTCCTACCGGGAGGCCGTGGGCCGTGAACTCTTCGCCGCCGTCGCGAGGCTGACGGAGCTCGCCGGGTACATGGCCGTCGACACCGGCCAGCCCGGCCTCGCCCAGCGCTACTACATCCAGGCCCTGCGGCTGGCCCAGGCGGCGGACGACCGGGGGTACGGCGGATACGTGCTGGCCGCCTCCATGAGCCATCTCGCGGCACAGCTCGGGAACCCGCGCGAGATCGCGCAGTTGGCGCGCGCCGCGCAGGAGGGCGCCCGGGGTCGGGTGACTCCGCGCGCGGAGGCGATGTTCCTCGCCGCGGAGGCGCGCGGACACGCCCTGCTGGGCGACGCCCGGAGCACACAGACGGCGGCCGGGCGGGCGGTGTCCGCGCTGGACGCCGCCGACCCGTCCGCCGGGGACGACCCGGCGTGGATCGCGCACTTCGACGAGGCCTATCTCGCCGACGAGTTGGCGCACTGCCACCGCGACCTGGGGCAGGCCGAGGCGGCGGCGCGCTGCGCCCAGGAGTCCCTGGCCGGGCATCCGCCGGGCCGTGCGCGCCGGCGTGCGATCGGCTATGTGCTCCTCGCCACCGCGCAGGTGCAGCGACGCGAGATCGAGCAGGCCTGCAACACCGGTATGAAAGCGGTCGAGTTGCTGGAGACGCTCCGCTCCAACCGGGGCGCGGAGTACCTCGACGACCTCCAGCAGCGGCTGGCACCGTTCCGCGACGAGTCGGTGGTGAGGGAGTTCGGAGCGCGGCTGGATCTGCAGACCGCGGCGTGA
- a CDS encoding bifunctional DNA primase/polymerase, with the protein MFIVEETMADADATQIPKQRGESLLEAAVRYAEERHWDVFPGTWLEAVGGMQRCSCGEAACEVPGAHPARPDWATQATGSATVARRMWQQQPTASILLPTGRTFDAISVPETAGFLALARMERMELTLGPVTLTPDRRMRFFVLPGASAKVPDLVRKLGWSPAALDLVTLGEGMYVAAPPTRFGSRGAVQWACRPTAANRWLPDAEELISPLAYACGRDR; encoded by the coding sequence GTGTTCATCGTGGAAGAGACCATGGCGGACGCCGACGCCACTCAAATCCCGAAGCAGCGCGGGGAATCGCTGCTCGAGGCCGCTGTTCGCTATGCCGAGGAACGTCACTGGGACGTGTTCCCGGGCACCTGGCTGGAAGCCGTCGGCGGGATGCAGCGCTGCTCCTGCGGCGAAGCGGCCTGCGAGGTTCCGGGCGCGCACCCCGCTCGGCCCGACTGGGCGACGCAGGCCACCGGCAGCGCGACCGTCGCGCGGCGGATGTGGCAGCAACAGCCGACCGCCTCGATCCTGCTGCCGACCGGGCGGACGTTCGACGCGATCTCCGTGCCGGAGACGGCCGGGTTTCTCGCGCTGGCGCGGATGGAGCGGATGGAGCTGACGCTCGGTCCGGTCACGTTGACGCCGGATCGCCGGATGCGGTTCTTCGTGCTGCCGGGCGCCTCGGCGAAGGTGCCGGACCTGGTGCGCAAGCTGGGCTGGTCGCCGGCCGCCCTCGATCTGGTGACGCTCGGCGAGGGCATGTACGTGGCCGCGCCGCCCACCCGGTTCGGGTCCCGCGGGGCCGTGCAGTGGGCCTGCCGTCCGACCGCCGCGAACCGCTGGCTGCCGGACGCGGAGGAGCTGATCTCGCCGCTCGCCTACGCCTGCGGACGGGACCGGTAG
- the purU gene encoding formyltetrahydrofolate deformylase, whose translation MNAQSARAAATPADQYVLTLSCPDKKGIVHAVSSYLFMTGCNIEDSQQFGDHDTGLFFMRVHFSAEPPVTVDKLRASFAAIGDSFHMDWQINRADEKMRVVLMVSKFGHCLNDLLFRASIGALPVEIAAVVSNHTDFAELVASYDIPFRHIPVTKENKAQAEAQLLELVRERDVELVVLARYMQVLSDDLCKQLSGRIINIHHSFLPSFKGAKPYHQAHARGVKLIGATAHYVTADLDEGPIIEQEVERVGHGVTPDQLVAIGRDVECQALARAVKWHAERRILLNGRRTVVFP comes from the coding sequence ATGAACGCGCAGTCCGCCCGAGCCGCGGCGACCCCCGCCGACCAGTACGTCCTCACCCTGTCGTGCCCCGACAAAAAGGGCATCGTGCACGCCGTGTCGAGCTACCTCTTCATGACCGGCTGCAACATCGAGGACAGCCAGCAGTTCGGCGACCACGACACGGGTCTGTTCTTCATGCGCGTCCACTTCTCGGCCGAACCCCCGGTGACGGTGGACAAGCTGCGGGCCAGCTTCGCGGCGATCGGCGACTCGTTCCACATGGACTGGCAGATCAACCGGGCCGACGAGAAGATGCGCGTCGTCCTCATGGTCAGCAAGTTCGGGCACTGTCTGAACGACCTGCTGTTCCGCGCGAGCATCGGCGCGCTGCCGGTGGAGATCGCGGCCGTGGTGTCCAACCACACCGACTTCGCCGAGCTGGTGGCCTCGTACGACATTCCCTTCCGCCACATCCCGGTGACGAAGGAGAACAAGGCGCAGGCCGAGGCGCAGCTGCTGGAGCTGGTCCGGGAGCGGGACGTCGAACTGGTCGTCCTGGCGCGCTACATGCAGGTCCTCTCCGACGACCTGTGCAAGCAGCTCAGCGGCCGGATCATCAACATCCACCACTCGTTCCTGCCGAGCTTCAAGGGCGCGAAGCCGTACCACCAGGCGCACGCGCGGGGTGTGAAGCTGATCGGGGCGACGGCGCACTACGTGACCGCCGATCTCGACGAGGGGCCGATCATCGAGCAGGAGGTCGAGCGGGTCGGGCACGGCGTCACGCCCGACCAGCTGGTCGCGATCGGCCGGGACGTGGAGTGCCAGGCGCTGGCGCGAGCCGTCAAGTGGCACGCGGAGCGCCGGATCCTGCTCAACGGGCGGCGGACGGTCGTCTTCCCCTGA
- a CDS encoding ABC transporter substrate-binding protein: MTGRRRTSTRSTFLPRSFRFSRSVRASALSAGALAACASLAVACGVVPGAAGGSGDGPIVVMTWAPEGTSATNKPGMPAFARAYARWLNATGGLGGRDLKVLTCNDRDDTVAAAQCARRAVKEGAVAVVGSYSQHSDAFFPHLEGAGIPYIGGFGVTNAEFTSPLSYPVNGGRPSLLAGLGRELAPQCGRVSLVRPDTIAGDSLPVMLDAGLTAGGHGASADQPAPEDATEYTTQAEDALRTATKGEGRSRKGQGCVVTALGDRTGTFMDSFRRSRDDYPGVRTATILGSVDQTVINAAGAASGPFEGAYVTGWYPVTSDPAWAPMKKVISEKAFSDTRIDPADTGVQTTWIAYNVLRQAVESLDGGAVTADTVRHALDGGLQIDTGGLTPPLRWRFTDRLASIGFPRLVNADVTLQTVRKGRLVAAEGGFVDVTGTLEKADVD; this comes from the coding sequence ATGACCGGCAGGCGACGCACGTCCACGCGAAGCACCTTCCTCCCTCGATCGTTCCGTTTCTCCAGGTCCGTCAGGGCGAGTGCCCTCTCCGCGGGGGCCCTCGCCGCCTGCGCGTCGCTCGCCGTCGCCTGCGGGGTGGTGCCCGGCGCCGCGGGGGGCTCCGGGGACGGCCCGATCGTCGTGATGACCTGGGCCCCCGAAGGGACGTCCGCGACCAACAAACCCGGAATGCCCGCCTTCGCCCGCGCCTACGCCCGCTGGCTCAACGCGACCGGCGGCCTCGGCGGCCGTGACCTGAAGGTGCTGACCTGCAACGACCGCGACGACACCGTCGCCGCCGCGCAGTGCGCCCGGCGGGCGGTCAAGGAGGGCGCGGTCGCCGTCGTCGGCTCCTACAGCCAGCACTCCGACGCGTTCTTCCCTCATCTGGAGGGCGCCGGCATCCCGTACATCGGGGGCTTCGGCGTGACGAACGCCGAGTTCACCAGCCCGCTGTCCTACCCCGTCAACGGAGGCCGGCCCAGCCTCCTGGCCGGCCTCGGCAGGGAACTGGCCCCGCAGTGCGGCCGGGTCTCCCTCGTCCGCCCCGACACCATCGCGGGCGACTCCCTGCCCGTGATGCTCGACGCCGGTCTGACGGCGGGCGGCCACGGCGCGTCCGCGGACCAGCCGGCCCCGGAGGACGCCACCGAGTACACGACCCAGGCCGAGGACGCCCTGAGGACGGCGACCAAGGGCGAGGGCCGGTCGAGGAAGGGCCAGGGGTGCGTGGTGACCGCGCTCGGGGACCGCACCGGCACCTTCATGGACTCCTTCCGGCGCAGCCGCGACGACTACCCCGGCGTGCGCACCGCCACCATCCTCGGCAGCGTCGACCAGACGGTGATCAACGCCGCCGGCGCCGCTTCGGGCCCCTTCGAGGGGGCGTACGTCACCGGCTGGTACCCGGTGACGAGCGACCCCGCCTGGGCTCCGATGAAGAAGGTGATCAGCGAGAAGGCGTTCTCCGACACCCGCATCGACCCGGCCGACACCGGCGTGCAGACCACCTGGATCGCCTACAACGTGCTCCGGCAGGCCGTGGAGTCGCTGGACGGCGGCGCGGTGACCGCCGACACCGTGCGGCACGCGCTGGACGGCGGACTGCAGATCGACACGGGCGGACTCACACCGCCCCTGCGCTGGCGGTTCACCGACCGCCTCGCCTCCATCGGCTTCCCCCGCCTGGTCAACGCCGACGTCACCCTCCAGACCGTGCGCAAAGGCCGCCTGGTGGCCGCCGAGGGGGGCTTCGTCGACGTGACGGGGACCCTGGAGAAGGCGGACGTCGACTGA